The nucleotide sequence atatccaaatataggcttccaatatatcaatctttatgtctcgaccatttcgagactcctcgtcatgtccgtgatcacatccgggactctgaacaaacttcggtacatcaaaatgcataaactcataatataactgtcatcgaaaccttaagcgtgcggaccctacgggttcgagaacaatgtagacatgaccgagacacgtctccggtcaataaccaatagcggaacctggatgctcatattggctcctacatattctacgaagatcttttatcggccagaccgcataacaacatacgttgttccctttgtcatcggtatgttacttgcccgagattcgatcgttggtatctcaatacctagttcaatctcgttaccggcaagtctctttactcgttccgtaatacatcatctcacaactaactcattagttgcaatgcttgcaaggctttatgtgatgtgcattaccgagagggcccagagatacctctccgacaatcggagtgacaaatcctaatctcgaaatacgccaacccaacatatacctttggagacacctgtagagcacctttataatcacccagttatgttgtgacgtttggtagcacacaaagtgttcctccggcaaacgggagttgcataatctcgtagtcataggaacatgtataagtcatgaagaaagcaatagcaacatactaaatgatcgggtgctaagctaatggaatgggtcatgtcaatcagatcattcacctaatgatgtgatcccgtttaatcaaataacaagtctttgtccatggttaggaaacataaccatctttgattaacgagctagtcaagtagaggcatactagtgacactctgtttgtctatgtattcacacatgtattacgtttccggttaatacaattctagcatgaataataaacatttatcatgatataaggaaataaataataactttattattgcctctagggcatatttccttcagccattGCTTCAATGTCATCCATGGTTGACTCGGCATGGTTGCCctgattcagatctggtggctatTCAGACCCTGTCGGTCGGGGGTGGTGGTTGCCGACTATGTTAGAGCGACCTTCCGCGGCTCCACGACCACAGTGGTCACCGAAAGTTCTTCGGAGACGGTTAATCTCTCCAGATCTGGTTGTTGACTTTGGCGGTGAGATGCAAACTATGAACGGAGAGTTAATGCAGAGGGTTGATTGTGCAGCGGCGGTAGGCGCGCATCGCGTGTAGTTGTTGGGATCGgggaaaagtggtggcgacaacacatgacTTACTTCAATGATGGTGCTACGTGCACCCGATTTTGAGCTCTGTGGTGAAGCCTAGGTCTGATCTGAGTTGGTTATACATGGCAATTATGATGTCTTTTTTGTGCCGTTACCTTGTGAAGGGCATTGCTCGGACTAATTaatcagggtgaaaacctagattttgGTCTTGATAGTTGGATCCGATGACGGTGGCGCATGAGCATCGCTTCCTTCCTGAATGCATTGTTGAAGAGCTTCATCGTCCACATGGTGTCTTGAGATGGTTGGCATGGATATGGTCATTGTTACAGTTTGCGAGATCACGGACCTGAacatttttttcttccttttttcttgcCTACACACGTCTTTGTTCTTATATGTCTTTACTAGTTGCCTGTGTATTTTTTGTTCACGTTGGTGTTAactgtgtgcatcctaactatatAGAGGCCAGGTATGTGAGTTTATAATATTTGTATTCTCTTGATGCTCCACTCTGGGCCAATAAAATCCATCCTTTATCGAAAAATAGACTGTTGGCCTTAGCCTAAAAATAATAATCATCAAAAGTTATATTCCACAATTTTTCTATCATCGGATGTTTTAAAAGGTTTTAATAATATATACTTTTGATTAACTCATATTTTTTGTTGATCAAATGATAGTCAAAGTTTTCCTCAAAATACAAGGGCATTGTAtattgatacagagggagtacagttTACTTCCATTGCCACTTTATATTATTTGAACAAATATACATAATGAttgtattttcttgaatttatttcAGACTTTTCGGCGATActtgttcagtgggaggagatgtttccGTCGACTACGGAGACATCTGTGATgatttcgtcaatctcaagatgacgtGCCCCTCGGTCTTTCGAAGATAACTCGTAGGATAAGGTGTGCATGCAAGCGTTCAAGGTGAGTGTATGTACGCATAAATGAGCGCATTCGTGATTTCCCCCATAGTTTTACATATAAGGTGTATATAAAAAACGAAATGCTACTAAGCTTAAAAGGTGAAGTGTCATAATTGTATAGTTGTTGAACTTTTTTGTTTTGTTGTGTTTTAGTGAGCTTAGTTGAGTAATCAAATCAGTTGGCTCCATAGCCCCCACTCTCTACACGGTGAAGCATTAGCAGTGCTTTTTTCTTATGAAAAGGATCATGTCTATTATAAAAGTTTATCAAGACGGCTTTTTTTTCTATCAACATCTTTCTATCGGCCACCGTGCTTTTAGTTACTCCTACTTCTTAATGGCACTGGATGGGAGTTGGTGATTTAGATTTCGCGGCTTCGActaattgtattgaaaatcaatagattgaaagtttttcgaAGAAAAAAAACTGATTGTAACTTGATTAAAGCGTGACGCGCGTCGGAGCATGGGTGAGTGAGTTCAGAAAAAGGCCGTGGTGCCACGGCACATCAGGTCCTCAACTGAAAGGGTTACTGTTTAAGGTTCTTGGCGCGTAACGTCGGTCCCATTGGCCCGGTGCGCGCGCCCTGCAGCTGACTGACACATCGCCTGCCTCCGGACCACCGGTTACATCTTACATCTCCATCAACCGTGCACGACGCGAGGAGTAGCGAGCCGATCGGAGGCGTGCACACGACACGAGCCCCGGTTGTTGGGTTGCGGTCACACGATGCGACGACACCGGGCTACCAGAGGTGGCGAGGCGAGAGGCGAGTCCCGTGGTCACGCGCCGCAAGAGAAGTTGTCACAAGCAACGCGCGTGCGGCGTCACGCGAAGACGCGGTGCGGGCCGGCGACTGTCAAGTCCAGACGCGGGACGACGGTTTTCGCGCCCGCGCGAGAGAGACGTGGACGACGACCCGACGAGGAAAACTTTCAGGCCAGCGGGTGTAGGTAAAGATCTGGAACGGAGAGAGCGCGTGCGGTCGGTCAAAGTAAACCCCCACCGCCACGCACGACGCGCTCAAATTCCACGGTCTCTTCTTCAAAGAAACACGGAGTCATCCACAAGGCTGAGAATTACTGCATCTTCCTATACATAACAATTTTGCGTAGATTTGATCTACTGTGTGCTAGTAAGTGCAAATTGATAACCAGGTGCACTACATGAATCTTAGAATCTACCACTGGCAATCTGGGATACTGCCACTTGGGGAAAGGGGTTTCACCTTTTAGCCTCCCCATTGACCATTTTACCTTTCTCCTGTGCGCTACGTGGCATGCAGTCACGAGGAGCATGCTCACCTAAACTCACACTAACGGTTGACAGTTGCCTGTACGTACTACGGCACGAGCCGCGCGATTGTTACAGCTGCACGGTCACGGGGAGGGGGTGGCGCTCATCATCACCCCACGGGAAATCGCGGCCAGCACGGCCTCGGCCGTGAGCCGCTCGGGCCCCGCCGACCGCACCACGAGCGTGTGCGTGACGGTGTCGTCCGCCACCGCCATGCTCGATGCCACCACGTTCAGCTGGGAGTCCCGCATGGCGCTCAGCGGCCCGGAGATGGGGTGCGCGTCGAGGGGGGTGCTCACGCGCAGCACCACCTCGTCCTGCATTGCCTTCACCTCCACGGACGGCccggcctccgcccgcgccggcgcgccgccccggaGGCGCTCCTCCAGCTCCTGGATGTACGCGATGGCGTCGCTCAGCAGCGATGCCTTGTCCATCTTGGAGATCTTGGGCACCACCGCGCGCAGCGCGTAAAACCGCTGGTTCAGCTTCTCCCGCCGCTGCCGCTCCGCCTCCACGTGGTTCAGCGGCTCCTCCCGCCCGTTCGCCGGCTTGCGCCCCCGCTTCCGCGGCCTCCGGTCCTCGCCGCCCGCCTGCTTCTGCGCGCCGACGGCGTTGCTGAAGCTTATGGTCTTGGGAGGCTCCTGCTGGGGTTTCGgtttggccgccgccgcctcctgcttaGCCTGCCCGCCGAGCCGCAGCGCCCAACTGGCGTCGCTCCCCGTGGTTTGCACCGGCGGCAATGGGGGGCTGCGGGAGACGTCCTTCCCGAAGATCCTCATGCGATCGTCCGGCGCGACGGCCTCGACGTGGAAGACAGATTGGATGGCGCGCAGGACCTCGGGGTTCTCGCGCATGGCCACGGCGGAACCGAGCTCAAGGACGCCGCCCTTGCAAGGGAGGAAGACGACTGTGCGTAGGCCGGCGGACTGGGCGAGGGACGCGCGGACGTACCACCCGGGTGCGGCGGGCAGGTGGGGATCGACGGCGGCCCAGGCGTGGTGGCCGGAGGTGAGCGCGCGGCCCGGGCCGCCGGCGTCCTCGCGGAACGAGAAGTACATGGACGCCAGGAAGTACATCTCAACGCCAGTGACCCGGTCGAGGCGGAGCGCGTAGTCGGCGCCGTCCTCGTCCCCGCCGCCATACAGCGCGTGGAGCCGCAGCAGCGCGCGCTTACGCGCCAGGCTCCTGTCCGTGGCCCCGGCTTGCTCGGCCGGGCCGTCGCGGCAGTGCCCGTCGCCCCAGCCGAGCACGCCGGCGCCGGCCCGGGACTCCTGCCAGTAGATGCCGTAGGTCCAGGCTCCTCCCCGCTCGACGAGGTCGTACAGGCGCGTCTGCAGCTCGGGCGACGACGAGGCCGGGCCGTCGAGGTGCGGCGGTGTGGTGGCCAGGTGGCGCGCGGCGTCGTGGCCCAGGACGGCCGCGAAGAGCGCCGCGTCCGTGTCAGACCACGACATGCGGTGCGGCCGTGCGTGTCCTGCGAGAGCGTTGGTAGGTCTGTCCAAGAAATGGACCCGGCCAAGACGCCTTTGGTGGCTGTGGCTCTGCTCTCGGTCGGCTTGCTGGTTTTCACGGTCTGTGGTTGGTTTTATATAGAGCCGAGCCGGCTTCCGGCCCTGGATATGACAGCGGAAGCTCACGTGCGCCAAGAAGTTGATTTtctattctcaaaaaaaaaaagagttgATTTTATGGGTTGCGTTGGTCACTGGACTACAGGCTGCTACTAGTACAAGTAATAACTGTGCTCGCTGTGGTCTGTGGAGTGGATGCGCCCCCGTTAAAAACGAGACGCGGCCGTACGACAAGGAAGGAAGGGTTGCCCCGAGAGCGCACTGGCCGCCGTGTCACGTGAATCATGTTGGCAATGCATGCAGTACTGAGCAGCGAGTGAAGATTTCATGTACTAGTATGTCGGAATCGGGAGTAGGGTGAGCTGTCAGTCAATCTGTTCTAGATGCCGAGAACCTGCTGCCTGCAATGTGCTGCTACATGCATGCATCGCGTACCTTTGTTCGGCCACATCGGATGGATCATTTGCACAAGTTCGGTGTATATACGGACGGTGCCTTTTGATGGTCGGGCCGGCCAGTAATGATTTGGGGAGAGCTGGGCACAAGAGGGCGCAAACCGCACGCAAAATGGAACtcggtgcacgcacgcacgcaccaaaAATGACACGGCAAACGCAGAGCGCCTAGTACGCGGTTTCGTCGCAGATAGCTCATATTAGCTCCAAAATTCTAGGTTCCCAAGTTAACCCAGGAGCTCAAGACGGTTGGTTAATGACTAGCCAAAATAGCCAAACATTGCTGCTACACGGCTGGGACTAGTTCGGTACGTTGGCAACTGCTCTGGACCATGCCCGCACGCTGAGACATTTCATCTGCAGCCCGGAAAGAAAACGATACTCCAATAGGAACAAATCgagcacgcacgcacgcgcgcacgcacgcacagAGCTCAAGGGAACACGCGACGTTTTCACACAGAGACGTGTGTCTCCAGCAACCGCTTCCGCTGTCTGTCTGTGCATGTGCGCGTGAAAGGGAGATGCTCCTACTTGGCGGCACCTTTGGCTGTCCTTCCGTCCTGCACATATTTAAGCTTTCATTTCTACTCCCAccatttctaaatatttgtctcttTACAAATtttaacaaatgactacatacaaagtaaaatgagtgaatctacactttaaaatatgtctatatacatttatatatgatagtccatttaaaatcttcaaaaagacaaatatttagaaacagagggagtaccataTATATTTTGTGCATGTGCGATGCTCTGAATAATATATCAAGGGATTTTTATTTCTATGCCCCTGGTTCATTAGTTATACCCATTTATCCCCACtatcttaacttttgctcaatttttcccactcccttgctcgaaaccctcagaacaggttacaacggacgttgccgtcgggtcaatgcctttgaccgttaactctgacgagtggggccgcgtatacgtgggcgcatgcaacTGACCGCGGTCGTgtggtagcacgtgtccatggacatgcccgaaaCGTCCAACCATATAAAgaggggcaaccacctccatcgccccttccattttcccccaaatcccctccctgccacatcgtcttcctctccctcaccagcgtcgtctcgctctcctccgctgcctccaccgcaccgtctcgctctcccccaccacatcctcttcctcaccttcatcgcctccatctgttAGATGACCGAACCTCATGGAGACGCCGGCACAGCGGCCGGAGATGTGGTGAAGCTGCAGGGCGCGGTGACCGGGGATGTCGGCGATTTCCACggcggtgcggggaaactcgcaaccaCTACGGATGTGGAGAAGGatgtggcgggctccgcctcagCGCTGCAGAGGGTGACGACGTCGAGTGCCGCAGCCCATCCCGTTACCCCCGATGCGCAGCCTGCcgtgtgttgaaatatattgcccacctcccTCCATCAGTTTGGACTGATGGGTGAACTGGTTAGGTGCATAAACTTACAACCAAAAGGTTCAGGGTTCAAAACCCAGTAAACACAATAATTAATTGCGGCCTGCCCCCACTTCTGCTGCCCACGTCATATAGCTCCAAAGAAGCATAAACGTGAGGGGGGAGTGTTGGGGTATGATGTCCGGCCCACTCCCATAGTtcagacttttggatgagttggctggagcatgaattcaataccgTGGAGCagcaggtatttgcacttgcttagcttgtagagttagttgctccctagttgcattggttagattgtgattcatacggtagttcagatggttagagtagttggtttgatggATGGGCCGAGGTTTTTTGTATTGGGGGATGGGGttttttggactagggtttgttggataaattcatTGCCAAAATGCTAGATAGATATGTATGAGAGATAGGTATCTCTGTGCTTCAATGCTACAcagatgtatgcttattagatttgtttttaatgctcatagattggggtttttaatgttactcagattcgttgccttagattgggtccctattagatttgtttttgaatgctactcacattggggttttgaatgtcatatgcccaaatgaaatccattgattaagaagttatttgattcattagtatataaatttgtccacaatatgtagttatattagctctgttgttcaatttgtgtgcatgacaatggaaaatgcaaaacaatgatcatagtatattgggagtatgtgagccctatgatcaatgtgtcatgtgtgcatatctaaattttcaatggGATTCCgtatttactagtgatggatgtaattgtatat is from Triticum aestivum cultivar Chinese Spring chromosome 3A, IWGSC CS RefSeq v2.1, whole genome shotgun sequence and encodes:
- the LOC123061765 gene encoding transcription factor MTB1, which produces MSWSDTDAALFAAVLGHDAARHLATTPPHLDGPASSSPELQTRLYDLVERGGAWTYGIYWQESRAGAGVLGWGDGHCRDGPAEQAGATDRSLARKRALLRLHALYGGGDEDGADYALRLDRVTGVEMYFLASMYFSFREDAGGPGRALTSGHHAWAAVDPHLPAAPGWYVRASLAQSAGLRTVVFLPCKGGVLELGSAVAMRENPEVLRAIQSVFHVEAVAPDDRMRIFGKDVSRSPPLPPVQTTGSDASWALRLGGQAKQEAAAAKPKPQQEPPKTISFSNAVGAQKQAGGEDRRPRKRGRKPANGREEPLNHVEAERQRREKLNQRFYALRAVVPKISKMDKASLLSDAIAYIQELEERLRGGAPARAEAGPSVEVKAMQDEVVLRVSTPLDAHPISGPLSAMRDSQLNVVASSMAVADDTVTHTLVVRSAGPERLTAEAVLAAISRGVMMSATPSP